From ANME-2 cluster archaeon, a single genomic window includes:
- the secY gene encoding preprotein translocase subunit SecY, translated as MTFKDTIEPFLKKLPAVSRPEGHVHFKKKLGWTIGILLLYFALSNIPLFGMSSESIDLFEQYRAFFAGASGSLMLLGIGPIVTASIVLQLLVGADVIKMDLSDPQDQAIFQGAQKLLVFVMIVLESLPQILGGYIRPDIGLATMFSADFNLSSAGGMNLVVFIIFIQIFIGGTLVLFMDEVVSKWGIGSGVGLFIVAGVAQQIVTGLFSITRPGGSGSAPVGLLPKWLFFTTDVGLGNLLADNAFQNVFIEGGILALFSTILIFLMVVYVESTRIEIPLAHSAVRGARGRFPVKLIYASVLPMILVRALQANIQMIGLLLFNKGITIFGEFRGSTATSGLMYYLSPLNSPRDWIPSLVSQNFADLNTQYANTTGFSPVDVPATWQIGVHVLADAAMLIIGGIIFALFWVETTGMNAKNTASKIHNSGMQIPGFRRNVDSIERVMNRYIPRVTIIGGAFIGLLTLVASLLGTLGGAGGTGLLLAVSIVYRLYEDLASEQMMEMHPMMRQFLGGT; from the coding sequence ATGACCTTCAAGGATACTATCGAACCATTTTTAAAAAAATTGCCTGCAGTATCTAGACCTGAAGGGCATGTGCATTTTAAGAAGAAACTGGGCTGGACTATAGGTATATTGTTACTCTATTTTGCCCTGTCCAATATTCCTCTTTTTGGCATGTCCTCAGAATCCATAGATTTGTTTGAACAATACAGGGCATTCTTTGCCGGGGCTTCGGGCTCGCTTATGCTCTTGGGTATAGGTCCGATCGTTACTGCTTCTATCGTGTTGCAGTTGCTGGTTGGTGCGGATGTTATCAAGATGGACCTGAGTGATCCGCAGGACCAGGCTATCTTCCAGGGCGCCCAGAAGTTGCTGGTGTTTGTTATGATAGTGCTGGAATCTTTGCCCCAGATACTTGGCGGGTATATCCGTCCGGATATCGGTCTGGCAACGATGTTTTCAGCGGATTTCAACCTTTCATCGGCAGGCGGGATGAACCTGGTGGTCTTCATAATCTTTATCCAGATCTTCATTGGCGGTACCCTGGTGCTGTTTATGGATGAAGTAGTATCCAAATGGGGTATCGGTTCAGGCGTCGGCCTGTTCATTGTTGCAGGTGTGGCCCAGCAGATCGTCACGGGTCTTTTCAGTATTACCAGACCTGGTGGGTCTGGCAGCGCTCCTGTGGGGCTGCTGCCAAAATGGTTGTTTTTCACTACTGATGTGGGATTGGGTAACTTACTGGCAGACAATGCGTTCCAGAACGTGTTCATTGAAGGCGGTATACTGGCATTGTTCAGTACAATATTGATATTCCTCATGGTAGTGTACGTTGAATCAACCCGTATCGAGATTCCATTGGCGCATAGTGCAGTGAGAGGTGCAAGAGGCCGGTTTCCTGTCAAGCTCATATATGCCAGTGTACTTCCCATGATCCTGGTCAGAGCATTGCAGGCCAATATCCAGATGATAGGTCTGCTGCTGTTCAATAAGGGAATTACCATATTTGGCGAGTTCAGGGGTAGCACTGCAACCAGCGGACTCATGTATTACTTATCACCGCTAAACAGTCCAAGGGACTGGATACCCAGTCTGGTGAGCCAGAATTTTGCAGACCTCAATACCCAGTATGCCAATACCACAGGATTCTCTCCTGTGGATGTGCCTGCTACCTGGCAGATAGGCGTGCATGTGCTGGCAGATGCTGCAATGTTGATCATTGGTGGAATCATATTTGCCCTGTTCTGGGTGGAGACCACTGGTATGAACGCTAAAAATACCGCAAGCAAGATACATAATTCAGGTATGCAGATACCAGGATTCCGCCGCAACGTAGATAGTATCGAACGGGTTATGAACCGTTATATCCCAAGAGTTACCATTATCGGTGGTGCATTTATCGGTTTATTGACACTGGTGGCAAGCCTGTTGGGCACGCTGGGAGGCGCAGGTGGTACCGGGCTGTTGCTGGCTGTGAGTATCGTGTACAGGTTGTATGAAGACCTGGCATCGGAACAGATGATGGAAATGCATCCGATGATGAGACAATTCCTGGGAGGTACCTGA
- a CDS encoding adenylate kinase, with the protein MVNLVLLGAPGAGKGTQAMKISQLYNIPHISTGDILRNNIERGTKLGLQAKEFMDRGELVPDSLLIGIIEDRLSEPDTDNGFLLDGYPRTIPQAQALGDIMNHMEKELDAVIDIEVPDGVLVKRLAGRRMCRCGASYHVIFNPPELDGKCDLCGGELYQRDDDAEDAVKTRLFSYYGLTYPLIDYYNEKGLLKSVSGNGNVDDIFNEINSVIELIL; encoded by the coding sequence ATGGTCAATCTTGTATTGCTGGGTGCGCCTGGGGCAGGAAAGGGCACCCAGGCAATGAAGATATCCCAGCTGTACAATATACCGCATATATCCACCGGAGATATTTTGCGGAACAATATTGAACGAGGTACCAAACTTGGCCTTCAGGCAAAGGAATTCATGGACCGCGGAGAACTGGTACCAGACAGTCTACTGATAGGGATCATCGAGGACAGGTTATCCGAACCTGATACAGATAATGGATTCCTGCTCGATGGTTACCCACGGACCATTCCACAGGCTCAGGCATTGGGAGATATCATGAACCATATGGAAAAGGAGCTGGATGCGGTGATCGATATTGAAGTACCTGATGGGGTCCTGGTAAAAAGACTGGCAGGCAGAAGGATGTGTCGATGTGGTGCCAGTTATCACGTTATTTTTAACCCACCTGAATTGGACGGGAAATGTGACCTTTGTGGGGGGGAACTGTACCAGAGGGATGATGATGCCGAGGATGCGGTAAAGACCCGGTTGTTTTCTTATTATGGCCTGACCTACCCCTTAATTGATTATTATAATGAGAAAGGATTATTAAAGTCCGTGAGTGGCAACGGAAATGTGGATGATATATTTAATGAGATTAATAGCGTAATAGAACTGATTTTGTAA
- a CDS encoding DUF106 domain-containing protein, with the protein MSNMNWKQILDRAALTLGFGMMFGIIILGEGFRIQVGHAVEIMLGPLPEMLPFHIMLFVMAAITGLYASLIQKYTMDWELMRRVQDQMKRFQQEFREAQVADNQAKLKKLEAQRSVMMEDQMKMSKQQFKPMAYISIISLPLFMWAYLFISQHPNPTLVFPFWGEKILTGFALGPIQYWIYWYFICSMPVSQIIRKSLNIGGV; encoded by the coding sequence ATGTCAAATATGAACTGGAAACAAATACTGGATAGAGCCGCACTGACGCTTGGTTTTGGAATGATGTTCGGAATCATCATATTAGGGGAAGGTTTCAGGATACAGGTAGGGCACGCGGTTGAAATTATGCTTGGACCCCTGCCAGAGATGCTGCCTTTCCACATTATGCTGTTCGTCATGGCTGCAATTACCGGCCTGTATGCTTCACTTATACAGAAATATACTATGGACTGGGAACTGATGCGTCGGGTACAGGACCAGATGAAGCGTTTCCAGCAGGAATTCAGGGAGGCCCAGGTGGCAGATAATCAGGCTAAACTGAAGAAACTCGAAGCACAGCGGTCCGTCATGATGGAAGACCAGATGAAGATGAGCAAACAGCAGTTCAAGCCCATGGCATATATCAGTATTATCTCGCTGCCCCTGTTCATGTGGGCGTACCTGTTCATTAGCCAGCATCCGAATCCCACGTTGGTCTTCCCCTTTTGGGGTGAGAAGATACTGACCGGATTTGCACTTGGTCCTATCCAGTACTGGATATACTGGTACTTTATTTGCAGTATGCCTGTAAGCCAGATAATACGTAAGAGCCTGAATATAGGCGGCGTTTAA
- a CDS encoding AAA family ATPase codes for MIITISGPPGSGKSTLSNTIAEHFNLNLVSSGDLFRAMAKERGVSLEEFGHIAEVDPAIDNEIDRRQVEMSKTGGNYLFEGRLSGMLNDADLKIMLKTDVNVRARRIADREDISIVQALHETVERQESEAKRYKEYYDIDISDLIPYDLVLESSVWDKEATAIVAITAIESMKKKELRG; via the coding sequence ATGATAATTACGATCAGCGGCCCTCCGGGCAGTGGTAAGAGTACTCTGTCAAATACCATTGCTGAGCATTTTAATCTCAATCTTGTGTCATCGGGCGATCTGTTTCGTGCTATGGCAAAAGAGCGTGGTGTAAGCCTTGAGGAGTTCGGGCATATTGCTGAAGTAGACCCTGCCATTGATAATGAGATTGACAGGCGTCAGGTAGAAATGTCGAAAACAGGCGGAAATTATCTTTTCGAAGGCAGATTGTCGGGAATGTTAAATGATGCAGACCTGAAGATCATGCTTAAGACCGATGTTAATGTCAGAGCACGGCGGATTGCAGACCGTGAAGATATTTCTATAGTTCAGGCCCTGCATGAGACCGTTGAGCGGCAGGAAAGCGAGGCTAAGCGGTATAAGGAATATTATGATATTGATATAAGCGACCTGATACCTTATGACCTCGTGCTGGAATCAAGTGTCTGGGACAAAGAAGCAACAGCAATAGTGGCAATTACTGCGATAGAATCTATGAAAAAGAAGGAGTTGAGGGGGTAA
- a CDS encoding RNA-guided pseudouridylation complex pseudouridine synthase subunit Cbf5, with product MEYRLPADIERELKEKVEETTDPEHGFLPNKRPIKEHINNGVINLDKPSGPTSHEVVSWVKKILDLPRAGHGGTLDPKVTGLLPVMLGDATKSVGALMSAGKEYICLMKLHSTVKKTALMKVVQEFTGPIYQKPPIKSAVKREVRIRTIYYLEILEIEGTNVLMRVGCESGTYIRKLCHDMGAALGTGAHMQELRRTRSGPFREDDSTITLFDLKDAMVIYQESGDESELRRVIMPKEMGLVHLPRMIIRDSAVDAICHGASLAAPGVVKIDTGIDPGDRVLVLSIKGEAVALADALLDTDAVLEAQTGMVADTKRVLMLEGTYPKGWTAKTENRDKAD from the coding sequence ATGGAATATCGACTGCCTGCTGATATCGAGCGGGAATTGAAGGAGAAGGTGGAGGAAACCACTGACCCTGAACATGGATTCCTGCCAAATAAGCGCCCTATAAAGGAACATATCAATAACGGGGTCATTAACCTGGATAAACCATCAGGTCCCACCAGCCATGAAGTAGTATCGTGGGTGAAAAAGATACTGGACCTGCCCAGGGCAGGACATGGCGGAACACTGGACCCTAAAGTTACGGGACTGCTCCCTGTAATGCTTGGTGATGCCACAAAGTCGGTGGGTGCCTTGATGAGTGCAGGTAAAGAATATATATGTTTAATGAAATTACACTCCACCGTAAAAAAGACCGCCCTCATGAAGGTTGTCCAGGAATTTACCGGTCCTATCTACCAGAAACCTCCTATCAAATCAGCAGTAAAGCGCGAGGTCAGGATACGTACTATCTATTATCTTGAGATACTGGAGATCGAAGGTACCAATGTGCTGATGCGCGTTGGCTGCGAGTCCGGCACGTATATCAGGAAATTGTGTCATGATATGGGTGCGGCATTGGGTACCGGTGCTCACATGCAGGAGTTGCGGCGTACCCGCAGCGGACCGTTCAGGGAAGACGACAGCACGATAACGCTGTTCGACCTGAAGGATGCGATGGTGATATACCAGGAGTCCGGGGACGAGAGCGAATTGCGCCGGGTTATAATGCCGAAGGAAATGGGTCTTGTGCATCTTCCCCGTATGATAATACGGGATAGTGCTGTGGACGCCATCTGCCACGGGGCCAGTTTGGCCGCGCCTGGTGTGGTGAAGATCGATACCGGTATTGATCCCGGTGACAGGGTACTGGTCTTGAGCATAAAGGGTGAGGCAGTGGCGCTGGCAGATGCCCTGCTGGACACGGATGCTGTGTTGGAGGCCCAAACGGGTATGGTGGCTGACACCAAACGGGTACTGATGCTTGAAGGTACCTATCCAAAGGGCTGGACAGCGAAGACAGAAAACAGAGATAAGGCTGACTGA
- a CDS encoding nucleotidyltransferase domain-containing protein yields MYDLSHVFTKSNLKILRLLKKEEGLYIREIAEILAISPFSVHNSFKLFKKLGFFEEKKVKNRKTIYLVRDNPILKKIFSLINISDLSGNESFKKLKKSGKVGVYGSFASGEDTKESDIDLWFYKQENVSNIELREITREIEKDFGMEVKLLVLHDSKIKDIMENDPEFFYRLKLSSIAVNGDVFG; encoded by the coding sequence ATGTACGATTTGAGCCATGTATTCACGAAATCAAATCTTAAGATCCTCAGACTTTTAAAAAAGGAAGAGGGGTTATATATCAGGGAGATTGCAGAAATACTTGCAATATCGCCTTTTTCTGTCCATAATTCGTTCAAGTTATTTAAAAAATTGGGATTTTTCGAGGAAAAGAAAGTCAAAAACAGGAAAACAATCTATCTGGTCAGGGATAATCCTATACTTAAAAAAATATTTTCGTTGATAAATATTTCAGACTTGTCAGGGAATGAAAGCTTTAAAAAGCTGAAAAAATCAGGAAAAGTGGGGGTTTACGGTAGTTTTGCATCGGGAGAGGATACTAAAGAGAGCGACATTGATCTATGGTTCTATAAGCAGGAAAATGTTTCAAATATTGAACTAAGAGAAATCACCAGGGAGATTGAGAAAGACTTTGGGATGGAAGTAAAACTCCTGGTTTTACATGATTCAAAGATAAAGGATATCATGGAAAATGACCCTGAATTTTTTTACCGGTTGAAATTGAGTTCAATAGCGGTAAATGGTGATGTGTTTGGCTGA
- a CDS encoding HEPN domain-containing protein — MAEIERCFNKGLLQKRGQSIDLARKSIKQADIFLKDAGKLIDSDMTRMGVLALYNAYFHAARALLFKDGIKERSHFCVARYVESEYVLKNRLDKKFVLFLDFLRDMRHTTQYSLDFVEVDEDLNIIYSTCLEFIGEMEKLIE; from the coding sequence TTGGCTGAAATTGAAAGATGTTTCAATAAGGGGTTATTGCAAAAGCGCGGTCAGAGTATCGATTTGGCCAGAAAGAGTATAAAGCAGGCTGATATATTTCTCAAGGATGCAGGGAAATTAATTGATTCGGACATGACCCGAATGGGTGTACTTGCTCTGTATAATGCGTATTTTCATGCAGCAAGGGCATTACTTTTTAAAGATGGAATAAAAGAGAGAAGTCATTTTTGTGTGGCAAGGTATGTGGAATCGGAGTATGTTTTGAAAAATAGGCTTGATAAGAAGTTTGTTTTATTTCTCGATTTTTTGCGGGATATGAGACACACTACCCAGTATTCTTTGGATTTTGTAGAGGTTGATGAGGATTTGAATATTATCTATTCCACTTGCCTTGAGTTCATTGGAGAAATGGAAAAACTCATCGAATGA